The Acidobacteriota bacterium sequence ATTCGCGGCGCAATTCATCCAACGCGGTCTCGAATTGCGCGACTTGGGTATTGATGCGCATTTCACGCCGGGTGTCATCCAAACGGCTATGATTGAGATTGTTGTCTACGGATTTGCGAAAGGCATCGCTGCGTTCTTCGACGCGCACGATGATGCGGTTGACGTCCGCCTTTGAATAAAATTTGCCGCGATAGCGGCCTTGCGCTTGGGCGGGGATAAAACTCAAGCCACAGATGACTAACAAGGTAAAAATCGTCGCTGCGAATTTCTGCATAATTCCTCCTTCAAGCAACGGCTAACGCCAATTTACGGACGGCGCCGCCAGCACAGCCTGACCGGGGGGTGCGGCAGGCTTGGTTCGCAGCATTGGAGCGCGCAGGCCAGGGCTTGGCCGAAAAATAATCAGCTAGACACCCGCGCACGATGCAGCAATGGACAAGCATCTGGCGACGGTTGACAATGCGCGGCACCAATCCATTCAACCCATTCAATGAGGAACACCATGTTCGATTACATCATCATTGGCGCAGGCGCCGCCGGTTGCGTGCTGGCAAACCGGTTGACCGCCGATCCCGCAGTCAAAGTCTTGCTGCTCGAAGCCGGTGGCCTCGACAAAAAGCAAGAGATCAAAATCCCGGCGGCCTTCAACAAGCTGTTCAAGACCGAATGCGATTGGGCCTATCAGACCGAACCGCAGGCGCAATTGCACAACCGCCGCGTCTTCTGGCCGCGCGGCAAAGTGCTGGGCGGTTCGAGTTCGATCAATGCGATGGTTTATAGCCGCGCCAACGCGCACGATCACGACCGCTGGGCCGAGATCGGCGTCAACGGCTGGAGTTATGCCGACCTCCTGCCTTACTACAAAAAGTCCGAGCACAACGAACGCCTGAACGACCAATATCACGGCCAGGGCGGCCCTTGGCATATCGCCGATCAGCGCTGCGTCAATCCGCTGACGCAAACTTTTGTCGAAGCTGCCAAAGCGGCTGGCATTCAACCCAATCCCGATTTCAACGGCGCAGTGCAAGAGGGCGCAGGCGTCTTTCAAGTCAATCAAAAAGGCGGCCAACGCCACAGTGCCGCCGCCGCCTTTCTGAAACCCGTGCTCGCGCGCCCCAACCTGACCGTGCGCACCGGCGCACACACCACGCGCATTTTGTTTGATGGCCCGCGCGCCGTGGGCGTCGAATTCGTCGTCGCGCAACGCCCAGAAACAGTGCGCGCCGAACGCGAAATCCTGCTCAGCGGCGGCACGATCAATTCGCCGCAACTGCTGCTGCTTTCCGGCCTCGGCCCGGCGGAGCATTTGCGCGCCCACGACATTCCCGTCATCGCCGACCTGCCCGGCGTCGGCCAGAACCTGCAAGACCACGCGCTGATCGGCGTCGAGTTTGAATGCAACCAGCCGCTCTCGTTGTACAAAGCCGACAACTTCAAAAACATTCTGAACTATCTGGTCTTCAAAAAAGGCCCACTGACCTCGAACGTGTGCGAGGCCGCCGCCTTCATCAAAACCAAACCGGGGCTGCCCGCGCCCGATTTGGAACTGGCCTTTGCGCCGACGTTTTATATGGACAACGGTTTCGCCAACCCCGACCTGCACGGCTTCGCCATCGGCGTGGCCTTGCAACATCCCGAAAGTCGGGGCGAAATCCGGCTGCGTTCAAATGATCCCTTTGCCGCGCCGGTGATTCAGCCCAATTACTTTACCGCAGAAGCCGACCTCGCCACCGTCGTCGAGGGCATCAAGGTCAGCCGCGAGATTTTGCATTCCAATACGTTCGGCACATTCCGTGGCAAAGAATGGTGGCCCGGCCCCGCAGCCCGTACCGACGAAGATTTCGCTGAACATATTCGCCGCACCTCCGAAACGATCTATCACCCGGTCGGCACTTGCCGGATCGGCACTGATGATCTGGCAGTGGTGGATGAAGGATTGCGGGTGCGTGGCATAGACGGTTTGCGCGTGGTGGATGCGTCGGTGATTCCGTTTCAAACGACAGGTCATACACAAGCGCCGGTCGTGGCCCTGGCCGAGAAAGCGGCAGACCTGTTGCGCGGATAGGCATTTGATGGACCTTGGCAGGCCATTGACACAGAGCCACAAAGAAAAGGCTTGGCCTATCCGAAAACATCTCAGTGTCTCTGTGTCTCTGTGGCAAAGTTTCCAGCTTTTGCGTAAGTCCTAATTTGCTTTTTTACGGGGCAGCAGAAACAATCCATCCATCAAGCAACATTCAGGAATCAACGCTTATGGCCGGAACCATGCTCACATTCGCCGACCGCAATCACCTATCAGCCGCCGCCGCATTGCTGCGCCATGAACGCATCCGCCAGGCCTGCGAGTTCATCCACACACAGCAGCGCCACCTGACCGACGAACTCATCCACATTTGCGAAATCCCCGCGCCGCCGTTTCAGGAACAAGCGCGCGGACGCTACCTTGCGCAGCGCTTCAGCGAATTGGGATTGCACAATGTGCACACCGATGCCGAAGGCAATGTCATCGGCTTTTATCCCAGTGAAAGCGAGCAGCCTTTGCTGGTCGTCTCGGCGCACCTCGACACCGTCTTCCCGGCAGGCACCGATGTCACGGTCAAACGCAGCGGTTCGCGGCTGTGCGCGCCGGGCATTGCCGACGATTGCGCGGGGCTGGCGGCGCTCATCGGTTTGATTGAAGCGCTGAAGGCCGCGCAGCTTCGTCCGCGCGGCGGCCTCGCCTTTGTCGCGACAGTGGGCGAAGAGGGTGAAGGCGATTTGCGCGGCGTGCGCTATCTGTTCAGCGCGGGCAAGCTGGCGGGGCGGGTGGCTGGCTTTATCTCTTTTGACGGCACGGCCATCGAATTCATCACGCATCAGGCGCTGGGGTCGAAACGCTTTCGCATCACCTTCGCCGGGCCGGGCGGGCACAGTTGGGGAGACTTTGGCGTCGTCAATCCGGTGCACGCGCTGGGCCGCGTCATCGCCAAGCTGGCCGATTACCGCGCGCCTACGGAACCGCGCACGACTTACAACTGCGGGCGCATCGAAGGCGGCGAATCGGTCAATGTGATTCCCGAATGGGCGCGGCTGGATGTGGATTTGCGCTCGGCGTCAGAATTGGAGTTGGGCCGCCTGGAAGATTTCCTGTTGCGCGCGGTGCAACAGGCGGCGGAAACGGAAAACAATTTGCGTGCGGCGGCGGGCAAGACGCTATCGGTAGAGGTGCAAATGATCGGCCACCGGCCTTCCGGGGAAACGCCCAAAAATGCGCCGCTGGTGCAATGCGCCATCGAGGCTTCGCAAGCCTTGGGCATCCGGCCACTACTCAATCGCGCTTCGACCGACGCCAACATCCCGATCAGCCTTGGCATTCCCGCCATCACGCTGGGCGCGGGCGGCGTGTCGGCGGATTCGCACCGGCTGACGGAATGGTATGACCCGATTGGCCGAGAGTTGGGTTACAAACGGGCGCTGTTGTTGATCTTGGGGATGACCGGGATAGCCCCCTCGTAATCGCGAATTTATTCGTTACGGACTGGCGCGAATAAATTCGCGACCACGAGGGAGACCGTCATTTCCGTTGAATCGTAATCGGCACAAAAGGCGCTGGCTGCGTCACCGCCACCGGCTCCCCGTTGCGAACCGCTTCAAGCGCGCGTAACAAAGTCGCCTCTTCCTGCACGCCAAACAATACCTGTCCGCCCAGCACAAACGCAGGGACGCCGCGCACGCCGTAAGTTTCCGCAATCAACAAATCCTCGTCCACTTCCTCGGCGTGCCGTTGCGCGCGCAAGGCCGCACCCAAATCCGCCGCATCCATGCCCAAACGCCAGGCCAGTTGTTGCAGCGTTTCAATCGCGCCAATGTCCAGGTCTTCGACAAAATGAGCACGCAGAATCGCGGCGTGGAATGCGGCAAAGCGGCCTTGTGCGCGCGCCCAGGCGGCGGCTTCATGTGCGTAACGGGTGGGCGGCAGGCGCGAGGGTTGCCGCATCTCAACGCCCAGCGCCGCTGCGCTGGGCAGCACGGTATCGCGCCAGCCCTGGTTCATGGCCTCACCGCGCGGTTCCATACGGGGCGGGCCTGCCTGGCGCAATTGATAGGCGCGCCAGACGACTTCAGCGCCAGTCTTGGCGGCAGCCTGGTTGAGGGCGACCTGCCCCAGCAAACAAAAGGGTCAGGTGTAATCGGAAAAAACCTGAATGACGATGGACATGAATGCTTAGCCTTTGGGTGCGTAATACCCGGCGCGGGCGCGCGCGCTGAAGCCGGGCTTTTTGATTTTGACTGCGAGTTTGCGGAAGCCGCCGTCGCGCGCTTCGTTGCTGGAATAGAAACCGAGAATGTATTGCGTGCGCAATTCATCGGCCAGTTTGGCAAAGGCCGCGTCCAGTTCTTTCAGCGCGTGATCGGAATTGTCGTCGGGCGCGGCGTCGTCGTTGTCGGCCAGTTTGGGGTGATAAACCTCGCCGCCCGTCTCTTTGGTCAAGGCGGCCAGCGCGCGTTCGGCGGCCAGATCGCGCAGGTTTTGCGAATTCCACAGACCGCCGGTGTAAATGGCATAGATCACGCCATCCACGCCCTGCGTCTGTTGCAAGGCGAGTTTCAGCGTCTTGGCGCTGGTCGTGTCGCCGCCGTCGGTGATGAGCACGATGATGCGGCGGCCCCGCGCGGGTTTCAGGTAATCGGCGGCCAGATAGATGCCGTCATACAGCGAGGTCGCGCCCCCGGCTTTGAGTTGTTTGGTGGCGTTGGTGAGCAGCGGCACGCGGTTGGTGAATTCCTGCTGCAAGACGACATCGGTGGCAACGGAAAAGAGCGCGGCCTGATCCTGTGGGCGAATCAGGCGCTCGAAAAATTTGGCGGCGGCTTTCTTTTCAAAGGCCAAGCGCGGCGCCACGCTCAGGCTGGTGTCAAAGAGCATCACCAGACGCAATGGCGCTTCGC is a genomic window containing:
- a CDS encoding choline dehydrogenase, which codes for MFDYIIIGAGAAGCVLANRLTADPAVKVLLLEAGGLDKKQEIKIPAAFNKLFKTECDWAYQTEPQAQLHNRRVFWPRGKVLGGSSSINAMVYSRANAHDHDRWAEIGVNGWSYADLLPYYKKSEHNERLNDQYHGQGGPWHIADQRCVNPLTQTFVEAAKAAGIQPNPDFNGAVQEGAGVFQVNQKGGQRHSAAAAFLKPVLARPNLTVRTGAHTTRILFDGPRAVGVEFVVAQRPETVRAEREILLSGGTINSPQLLLLSGLGPAEHLRAHDIPVIADLPGVGQNLQDHALIGVEFECNQPLSLYKADNFKNILNYLVFKKGPLTSNVCEAAAFIKTKPGLPAPDLELAFAPTFYMDNGFANPDLHGFAIGVALQHPESRGEIRLRSNDPFAAPVIQPNYFTAEADLATVVEGIKVSREILHSNTFGTFRGKEWWPGPAARTDEDFAEHIRRTSETIYHPVGTCRIGTDDLAVVDEGLRVRGIDGLRVVDASVIPFQTTGHTQAPVVALAEKAADLLRG
- a CDS encoding VWA domain-containing protein, producing the protein MTKPNRLASAMLGCLLSVLLCVPLLHSHAQSGRNKQDEKRPVKPVPLPPLPKPPVTAPEQKEEAIRINTDLVTVVTNIIAPAGGKASDLQREDFEVLEDGAAQELTIFTRESEAPLRLVMLFDTSLSVAPRLAFEKKAAAKFFERLIRPQDQAALFSVATDVVLQQEFTNRVPLLTNATKQLKAGGATSLYDGIYLAADYLKPARGRRIIVLITDGGDTTSAKTLKLALQQTQGVDGVIYAIYTGGLWNSQNLRDLAAERALAALTKETGGEVYHPKLADNDDAAPDDNSDHALKELDAAFAKLADELRTQYILGFYSSNEARDGGFRKLAVKIKKPGFSARARAGYYAPKG
- a CDS encoding DsbA family protein, translating into MLGQVALNQAAAKTGAEVVWRAYQLRQAGPPRMEPRGEAMNQGWRDTVLPSAAALGVEMRQPSRLPPTRYAHEAAAWARAQGRFAAFHAAILRAHFVEDLDIGAIETLQQLAWRLGMDAADLGAALRAQRHAEEVDEDLLIAETYGVRGVPAFVLGGQVLFGVQEEATLLRALEAVRNGEPVAVTQPAPFVPITIQRK
- a CDS encoding M20/M25/M40 family metallo-hydrolase; its protein translation is MAGTMLTFADRNHLSAAAALLRHERIRQACEFIHTQQRHLTDELIHICEIPAPPFQEQARGRYLAQRFSELGLHNVHTDAEGNVIGFYPSESEQPLLVVSAHLDTVFPAGTDVTVKRSGSRLCAPGIADDCAGLAALIGLIEALKAAQLRPRGGLAFVATVGEEGEGDLRGVRYLFSAGKLAGRVAGFISFDGTAIEFITHQALGSKRFRITFAGPGGHSWGDFGVVNPVHALGRVIAKLADYRAPTEPRTTYNCGRIEGGESVNVIPEWARLDVDLRSASELELGRLEDFLLRAVQQAAETENNLRAAAGKTLSVEVQMIGHRPSGETPKNAPLVQCAIEASQALGIRPLLNRASTDANIPISLGIPAITLGAGGVSADSHRLTEWYDPIGRELGYKRALLLILGMTGIAPS